The following DNA comes from Malania oleifera isolate guangnan ecotype guangnan chromosome 12, ASM2987363v1, whole genome shotgun sequence.
caagagaaaagagaaaaataataatactaatttgaAGAGCGCTACAATCAAAGTGGCATTTATAGATCTTGAAAATACAGAAGTGAGTGTTCTTAATTTTGTGTCAAGAGAATCAACAAGAGCAGAAGACGGGTTTACTCATATAGAAATTATTAGCTGATAAGCACACAAAATGTATAAAAGATTAGCTGataaaatattatacaaataatcTAGCATCATTTGGGAGTTAAAAGTACCATTCTGAGAAAAGTCCAAATTGACCTTGCTTGCCCCCATTGAATAGCCAGATGAAGATGAATAATCTGAAGGAGTTCTGGTGCTGGTGTCAGAATTCTCAACCTCATCTTCATCCTCAGAACTCTCACCACTATCCTTGAAAATCGCACTTGACATAGCTAACAAGCTCTTGTCCTGTTCTGAATTGTTCATAACTTCCCCAGGATTCTTATTGGAAGCTTTTCTAGCAATCACCCTATAGCGATCCAAATGTGAGCGATTCCCTTTAcccttttttttggggggaatTAAGTCCCCAGAACTTTCTGAGTAAGAGCTTGAGGTAGCAGAAGCTTCAGTCCCTTCCTTTGGTTTTTCCTTTGAATAAGCACTGGCAGATCTACTGATGCCAGAAGAACCAACAACATTGGGCTTTCTGGATTTTTCAGCAGTGGAGTTGACTTTAACATAATGAGAATGTGAGGCTTTCACTGCCTTTGCAGAAACATTTGAAGACTTTTTGTTGGAGGAAGGTAGAAGTTCGCTATGTTCACCCTTTGAGAGTAATCTTTTAAGTGGACTGCTGCCAGTCAATTCCTGAGGCTTTTTACGATTTCCTGGATCCTTATTTGACTTGAGTGAACTTTGTAAATCAGACGGGGCAGCAACAGAAAATACGTCATGCTTTGTGTTTTTTTTAGTTTTCAGGTCCATATCTGATTTTTTTGCATTATTCAACTGATCAACAACCACAATACTAGAAGCATCTTCGTGCCTGTGCTGTCTAGGCAAGAAGTAGTCACTGAAGTTAACCCCATCATTTTTACATGTAGAAGTATCCATATTATTTCTGTCATCTATTTGGCTGTTTGTAATGGGATGACCAGCAATATTAGCTTCAACAGGCATCCTGCAGTTATTATCTTGATAATGGGAAGAATCAAATTCATCCCTGGTAATTCTCTCAGATTCCAACTTCGATCCAGTTAGAGAGCTTATTTCCCCTTGCCTATTTTTTCTCACTGTTTTAGAAGGAGAATCCAGGGTCCTCGTTTTTTTCCCAGTTCGAACATCATGCTCTTTTATTGGAGATCCTTGGAGGTCTTTTGCAGCAAAATTTTTAGACCTTTTATATTTTCTTCTTAAATCCTCATCCATTCTTTCAGTGCTCTCTTGAGATTTGTTGATTTGGGTCACTTGCAACGGTTCGTCCTCATTTTCACTTGCCTCGTCAGCTTTCCCATCAGCATTCACAAGAGAAATATTTACTGTCCTTATCTGAGGGACTTCTGTCATTTCACTTTGGGACAAGTTGCATTCCTCTTTCTTGGCTTCATCACTGGAATGATCACCATCAGAAGTTTTATCGGGTCCGGTCAAAAAAGAGCCACTTACAGAACCAGTAGCATGTTCTATACCTGATTTGGCTAGCTTTCTAGCAACAGATTTTTTCCCTCTCGACTTGAGTCTTTTCCCAGAAGGATTAATAGTTTCCATAACTCCACTGGGACCTGATAACTTAGATGGGATGTCCACTTTGTTGATACTTATTTCTGCTTCATCCTGATTTAATGGTTCACACCTTTCTGACAAAATAGCTTTGATACAGTGTAGCGGTTCTCTTTCCTCAAGAATTTCATCAGTCTTTCCAGAAAGCAAAATTTCCTTTTTCAGGTTATCAGGATCCTCGACTGCAATTGGAGGAAGGCCTCTTACTTTAACAGCACTTGAAGTTTTATTGGGCTCAGTTGAAGAAATGCCACTCATAAAATTATTAGCTTGTTCGATCCCTGATTTTGACTCTTTTCCAATAAcagatttctttcttcttgacTTACTTTTTTTGCCAGAAGGATTCCCAGTTTCCACAACCCTGTTGGCATCTGACAACTTGGAGATTTCCACTTCTTTGACATTCTTTTCTACTTCATCCTGACCTAATGGTTCACACCTTTCTGATGAGATTACTTTGGAACACTGTTGTAGTTCTATTTCCTCGAGGATTTCATCTGTCTTTCCAGAAAAGATAACATCCTTTTTTAAGTTCTCTGGCTCCTTGGCCACAAGTGGGGGAAGGCCTTCTGCACTAACAGCACTAGAAATTTTATTGGGCTCACTGACAAAATCATTAACATGCTCCGCCCTGGATTTGACCTCCTTTCTAGCAACTGATTTCTTTCCTCTTGACTTGCGTTTTTTGCCAGAAGGATTCTTAGTTTCCACAACCTCATTGGCATCTGAAAACTTAAAGGAAATGTCCACTTCTTTGACATTCTTTTCTGTCTCATCCTGACTTAATATTTCAGGCCTTTCTGATGAAATCACTTCGGGACTCCGTTGCAGTTCTCCTTCCTCAACAATTTCATTACCCTTTCCAGGAAATATAACATCCTTTATCAGGTGCTCAGGTTTCTCAAACACCAGTGGAGGAAGGCCTTCTGCAGGAACAGCACTGGAAGCTTTATAGGGCTCATCAGAAGAAATACCACCCACAAACTCAATACCTTGTTTCAACCCTAATTTGGTCTCTGTTCTTGCAACAGATTTATTCCCTTTCGACTTACATTTTTTACCAGGAGGATTCCTAGTTTCCACAACCCCGTTGGCACCTAACTTAGAGATGTCCACTGTCTTGACATTCTCTTCTGTCTCATCCTGGTTGAATGGTTCACACCTTTCTGACAGAACAACTTTAGGGATCTGTTGAAGTTCTCTTTCCTCACGAGTTTCATCAGTCTGACCAGACAACATGACATCCTTTTTCAGGTTCTCAGGTTCCTCAACCACAGGTGGAGGACAGCATTCAGCACTAACAACATCAGAAGTTTTATTGGGCTTGGTTGAAGAAATGCCACTTACAAAACCATTAGCATGTCCCATCCCTGATTTGGTCTCCTTTCGAGTAACATGTTTCTTTGCTCTTGACTTGAGTCTTTTTCCAGAAGGATTCCCAGTTTCCACAACATTGTTGGCATCTGATGACTTAGATGAGAAGTCCACTCCCTTGACATTCTTTTCTGCCTCAACCTGAGTTAATGGTTCACACATTTCTGATGAAATTGCTTTGGGACTCTTAGTCAGTTCTCCTTCCTCTGGATTTTTATCATTCTGACCAGAAATCATAACATCCTTCTTCAGGTTATCAGGCTCCTTAACCACAAGTGGAGGAAGGCCTTTTTCACCAGCAGCATGATGCTTCTTTGAGCTACTCAATCTTTTTGCTCCAGATAAATCCATCACTTCTGAAGCATCAAATTGGCATTCCGTGTTGCCAACACCATCTCCCCTCAAATCACCACCTGCAAAGTGATTGACAGAAACATCAGTAACAGATTGCATGTGTCATCTTTTCTCACATTccttttttaaatcatttgaactgaagaaaaattaactaaaaggAATCAAATTATATTGTACGTCATATTGGTACAAGAACAATGGGCTTACCAAGTGATGCATGGGGCATTTTGTCTCCCACCTCTTGGACCAGATTACATAGCTCTTCCTCAGGAGTAATTGCACAAGGTTGAGAAAGCACCGCACCCTGGACACTTTTCCCAGTAATAATTGCAGCACCAAACTCAGCACATGAATCTTTGTGATTTATTTGCATTTCAATCGCAGAATTCTCTTCCCCAATAACTTTCATGGGAGAAGGAGCAGCATTGACAACCTGATCATGGTGCCTTTTTGTCTTCTTTCTCCTTTTCCCTTTCTCATTGTCTGCACTTGTATTCAGCAAATGGGCATCCTCCTGAAATTCAGTAGAAACACCATCCGTGGCaatatttatgtttttctgctTGTCCTCAAAAGAACTCGTGGGGATTACACTCTCTTGGTTGGGAGTCTCTATTCCAGTTTTACTACTTAAAGCATTTTTCCCTTCCAAAAGACATTCAGCACCACTTTCGTTTTCACTTTTACGCCTTCTCTTTGCAGAAGGGCGAGATGCTGAGGTTACTCCCAATATATTGTTGCACTGCACATCACCAATGCCATTCTTGGAATTTCCATTGTGTCTAACATTTTCTTCACTTAGAACACAATTTTTCTGCACTTCAGAATGTAACATGCTACTGGCATCAGGTCCACCATCAACATGTTTGTTCCCCATCTTGATTGAGATTCCTTTACCTGCATTGCCCAAAGAATTCTCTGGCATCATATCTGGTTGTGATGTGTCTTTACTGGAGGCACAAATTGAAGAATCATTCTCTTCCAAACCATGGTCATGTAcatcatcttcattcttcttcttaaccTTGTGCTTTTTCTTTGAAACATGCCTACTTCTCAACTGTTCGTCCAATGAATTATTGTGGCACAAATCACCAATCCCATCTTTAGAGTAGGCTTCTTCACCTTCAGCAAGTCTTTGTAGGACATTTACATCTTCATTGCATGGGTAGCATTTTTCCTGCAATTCAGCTTTACATCCCTTGGTGTCAGATGATGAAGGCTTCAAGTGATTATCATTATCATGTTCAACTATCATTCCCAAATCCTTCAAAGCTAAGTCAGAATTTCCTGGACCAAACGGGCTGTTATGAGGAACTTTCTGGCTCAGATGCCGCCTGCTCTCAAGCTGCAGcaatgatgaatcattgagaaTAGATAACCTTCTGGAAGGTCCttcagatagaagattatttctATCATCTGAATTCACAACACCAAAACTGGGTATTGCACCTCTAGAGTTAGGGTTGCCAGAATGCCATTCACTAGGATTTGTTGGACTAGAAGCATCAAGACAAAGAAACCAGTTTTTTTTAACCCCAACAAAGGCACTTTTAACAATCATGGAATCTGACAGGTGATAAAAGTATCCTTTGCGTTTTACCTGCAAGGAACAAAAACCTTGTCAAGGAAAAATACGGAATCAACATGTCGAATGGCTATAGAGCTTTTGGTTCAACAAGCATACCTTCAAAGCATGAATGTTTATCTCCGCAATGTTCGGAAAGCACTGAGTGTGTTCAAACATTATCTTCTCTGTATGCAATGAGTTGGAAAAGCATGTATTAAAGGAACAGCATCTAAATGAAGATACAAATATAATTTAGTATGAAAAAACTAAAATTTAGTATTACTTTGTGATTGACATAGAAAAACTGTACATTACACAACCAACCACAGCCTGCAAGCAAAAGAAAAGATGGAAGGGGTATGATGCAGGAACAATGTCcaataaaaaacataatttaaattcaACTCTGAATAAAACTAGTACATTTATGGGCTTACAATGCTTGGAAAATAAGAAAACTACTTCTGGAAACCTAAATATACCAAAATGCTAATTTTCTAAACAAAAATATCCTAAAAAATgccataaatatttaaaaaatgaaaataaaattgattcCCCAAACTGAATTCATGAATCTCCCCCAGCTAAAAAAAAGAACTAAACCTTGAGATAAAGTGGAAATGCACACTAGCTAGCATTACAATTTTCTTCTTCAACCTTGGAATACTCAGGTGCATCCACAATCTAATCATCATTGAAGCCCTCTCCAGCTCAGCTTCATGATCTTAGTACTCTCCACTTCAGTGACACAAGTCTTTGTAGGGCAATAATGATAAGAGCATTCCTTTTTCCCACAATTATAGTAGTCAATCCAAAAGTTCAACACTTCAACCTGCTTTGAATCAAGCAGCTTGCTGGGGGCAAGAAGTGGCTTGTGTGGAAATGCCATTTTCTGACAAGCATCCTTCAAATATTTGCTCCTTTTCTCAATAGTCCAAACAAAGGTAGCAGCTTGATCAACTAAGGTGCTGTTTGGTATGACTACTGGTTTTTGTTCTCTGTTTTTGTTGTGGTTAAGTGAAGGAACAagttacaacaacatttttttttttttgttggtttttttttttaatccgtCATCAGTTTTTgccgattttatggttttcaccAGTCCTTTAATATCCACAATTGaattttgtggattaaattattcattctatataaacttttttaattaaaataaaaataaaatgaccatgtgaatttaaaatataactaaaatatatatatccataaaatttctaaaagtaTGACAATAAATTAGTCACTCTCCCGAGCTAGCCAAATCAAAAGTCTTCCTCTCAATCCACACCAAGAGCTTCACGCCTGCCATGGATGAGGGCAGGAAAGGGAGTTGCTAGGAACAAAAGTCAAAGCTGCACAGGGGAAATGTGACACAAGGGGTTTCTGGCGTCGAAAAAATGGAtaacactagtagattttgatagcTTGGGATCTAATATGTAAGGTCAAAGAGATATTGAAAAAGATgcaatacatagagttaaagtaggttcgtaaaatggagaagtgtctCGTGCGTGTTGTGATCTAAGAGACCcttaagaccaactatgctatgtCAATCACAATGTTTGGGCAACTAAAGCTATGTTGATCACAATGTTTGGGCAACTAAGAAAAAGcacatccaaaaagtaaaagttttcaaaatgagaatgctaaggtggatgagtgatataatgttaaaagataaattaaggaatgaacaaaAAGGAATATGTTAATTCATCACAAATTAGGCATAGCATGCAAGCTTAGTGGTAGTAGAAGGAATATGGGTAAGTTTAAAATAACATGGAATGAAATAGTGCATAAAGATTTAATAGCCCTCAAACTATAGGATGAAATCGCCTAAGATCATGTAAActggtagaaaaggattcatgtagtcgaTCCCATGACTTAATTTTGTTTATTGCTGTAGTAGAATAATAGTATTAAAAATTGGTGCGTAATGACCGTTATGGATGTTACATAACGGTATCAATGGCTTCTAAGACCATTATGGGGCAACGTCTCAAAGTTACGCCAATTCACAACCATAATGGCCGTCATGGTTTGTTACGATACAATAACAGCCATTACAAGCCATCATAATGCCAAACTGGCTGTGAATGATTAGAACGGGTTTTTTTTAGTTCCGTTTTTGCATTTGCCCCTCTTTTTTCCCCTTATTGAAGCTTCTAAACTCAATTTGAAGTTGGTTTATTTAGTCggtgattttttttataaaaaaaaaagagattaatTTTTTGGGTTTATTATCCTTGACATTTACTATGCATTTTTTCAATAACTACCATTAAAAGAAACACAACTTTTTCTCTCATTAAATTACATATGCTCATATTCTAAgttctttcaattttattttattttttgttttcctaCACCTATTTTGAAGactgttaagatttgattaaaacaATGTTTTAGACGGCAAAGGAGTAAGGTGAGGCGCTCTATCCCTTAagaggcaaggcataagcctcaTGGCATTGgagcgtaagccttttgagatcTTATATTTAGattaaaaatatgtaaaaaaattACATagtttaaaaatgaataaaaattaagaaaatcacaaatataataaaaaaaaaatcaaatataatttgcaaactacttgttggccattaaAAAAAATAGCTAAGTTAAATTCATTacgtaaatcatgacaagagatagctataacattacaaagttcaaattatttttcaagatctaagatacaactcagTTGTTTTGGAAAGGTTGGGGTTCAAGAGTTTTTAAGAATCAACTTATgctatgacattccttttataccCGGTCGAGAAATTGTAAGATAATTCAACTCCAACAAAATGTCCAGTATTGTCCacgattaggtagcaaatcacccatatccaacattaacttgctattaggatccatgggtgtttCAAACGGTTTAGAACACAAGAAGCTAGTTTCATCCAATAGAtaaagaacatacttcctctgtgacataACGGTTCCGATACGatatctagatacttctatacccaagaagtatttcaacaatCCCAAATATTTGGTCTGAAACTTAATCTGTAGAAAAAGTTTAAGACtctaaatacctttatcatcatcacctgtaataacaaaatcatccacataaacaacaagaaggatcctatcCAATGAAATATGATGATAAAACACAAAATGATCCACAACACACTATCAAAGACCAAATTtaagtactacaacactgaaacgaccaaaccatgctctgcaaggctgttttaaaccatataaatccttcttgagctgacacactaaacctaactccccctgagcaacaaacccaagtggttgctccatataaacctcctcctcaaggtcaatATGCAAGAAGACATTTTCACATCTAGCTGACGCAGAGGCCAATggcaagtagtagccaaggagatgaacaaacatactaatgtaagtttggcaaccgaAGATAAAGTATCAAAATAATCCATACCACACACCTGAATGTATCTTTTAGCAACAagacgagccacaaaaccatcaaggCTGACTTTCATAGTTTAAAGCTAGTGACAACCAACCAAAGACTTGTCAGAAGGAAGAGGCACCAAGTCCCAAggaccattgtcatgtaaagcgtTCATctcaaccatagcatccctccacctAGAATGGGCTAAGGCTTTCAAAACATATTTAGGAAGGGTGCTAgatgataaagcaataaaaaaacaataataggagggtgataaggagtcataagaaacatagttggaaatagGATGTCGAgtacatgtgcgtttaccttttcaaacaacaataggaggatcaacatcataggGAGTATGATCATCAAACGAGAAAACCAAAGGCGTGGCAGtggaagctagaggggactctcttccttggagttgCCGTCGTGAACACAcctacaaattaggatgatcaagacgaTGAGGACTCAAACTACTTGGACAtagttggttgggcaaggacaacaacATAGAATCTgaaagattaggcaaaggaagagactcattaagCTTAGAAGCACTCGGtgactgggtgtagtaaggtgtgGACACAAAGAAGGTAACATTAGCAAAAAGAAAGAAGCGATGCAACACAGGACTATAACAACAATATCCCTTTTGGGTATATCAGTAGtctagaaagacacattttatagcactaggatccaacttatccatcccaagagttagttgatgaacaaaggggCCACACCCAAACATAtgaggaggaagagaaaataaaggtgagtTAGTAAATGAAACAAAGTacggaattttaccactaagaacaagAAATGGCATTCTATTGAACAAGCAATAATTACAACATGACTCCAAAAAaatttaggtacatgcatttggttgatgaacaataccaaattgagtcatataagtagtgaattgtgcactaaAAAACTCTTTAGAattatcacttcgaagtatttgaactagcaaaccaaattgagtatttatttcataacaaaaggcacaaaatacatgaaataactcagaacaatcttttattaaatataaccaagtcattcttgaataatcatccacaaaggttacaaattaCCGGAAACCCAAGTTGGACACAACCCTACTAGGAcctcaaacatctgaatgaaACAACATAAAAGCGCTTGCCGCCCATTTATTGACTCGGAAAGCGAAAGAAACATGATGGTGCTTTCCTaactaacaagactcacaatcaagactagacacaaaactcagACTAGGAACGAATATAacattgaaaggaaatttgggaatatataaaaccgaaggaagagaaataggaAAAGTGGGATTTATAGTCCCAATTCGCTTGACTATAGTAGCGGATCCACTAGGAAgggtaacacaaggtaaatttgcaggatattgaaaaGTGGAGAAAAGGCTAGGTATACTTGTGATGTGATCAGTGGCAGCGGAGTCTATGACCTAAGGATTTGGACAAGAAGTACTGGATGATAGGCTTACAAAATtcgtttgatacacatactatattacaactttccACCtaatacacaacatagatgtatttaacttgtaatatattagtcataaaacttacattatcatgcttgttaaccatttctaaagtttcacaaaaaattccatgctttactattgattttcattatttttcaaatcaaaattaacatcgaaatcgaaatttcttTCGAAATTTcaatacttttggagcttcgaaatatgagttgaaattgaaatttaagaccttggccCCATCTACCATTGGTGAAAATGTGGTAAGAAAATAGATAAGCTCTACGGAAGCCATTCAATAAAGAGGGGAATTCAATATGAACTTTTGGATAGATGAAGAGAATTGGTAGCAATCTCCAAGTGATGGTACCAGATAAAGGTCTCAAAGGTAGATTGTGAGAAGGGAATAACAACTAGAATGGCATTTGTGAATGAAGTTCCCTTGGGCTTCGATTGATTTCAGGATTTGAGGTACACATAAGGAAGGTGTTGCTGTTGGTAGATTGAAGGATTGTTCTTTTACTCAACTTTTGAAGGAGTTTCAAGTTACTAGGGACAAGGACGAAATAAGGATCCATATCAAGGAGTAGTGTGGTAGGGATGTTGCAGATGAGTGTGTTCTTTTGTTGTAACATGTGGTATTAAGGATGGTTGAACGCCAATGACCTTGACGTATGTTCTAGGGTGTGCAACTTCATTGAGAAATTAAGGAAATGTTGCTTTATAGGAACTTGAATATCAATTCAGGTCTTGTGTAAGTGCTGACTTTGTGTTTAGGAATGCTTTCCACAAGGGCCCTATAAGGAGAATTGGGTCCATGTCTTTTTCGAACACAGCGATAAGTCAGTGTGCATGGAGAGTTTGGTTCGGAGAGCTCAGTTGTTTCCAGGGTTCCTACTTTTTATTTTTGCAGAAGTTTAGCAAAAGATTGATGGGtcatcatggttttaaataacagccATTATGTAGCGTAACAGCTGTTACATAACGGAAAATCAAGCTGCTGATACCGTTTTGGACCGCTATTGCAGTGTGGAGAAAATTCACGGCCATTACGCTTCCGTAATGAGCCGTAATGGGTTTACACTTCCATAACGGGCTGTAATGGGCCATTACACCCCGTTACACACCAGATGCACCTTCCGACAGCCTTTCTACTCGAAAATACCTCATTTCTTCCCAATTTTTCTGCCTTCTGCTGCATTTCTCCCTTTCCCCAAGCTTGTGCAGCTTAGATCTGGTGATCTACAGCTGCAAAAATAGAAGTTTGTACTTGAAATTGCTGTCTGAAGTGAGTGCATGCTTCTCCTTCCTTCTGTCAAACACTTTATCCATTTGGAAGgaaatttttttgttgttttgaAGTGATTTGGGTAGATCTCAGATGGAAATCAAGCTGAAAGCTTGGGATTTGGGTGGATCCAAAGTGGGcttgaagagatggatgaaataCTCCATTTTTTGGCTGCTGCAAGTGCTGCTTCTTTTCTTCATTAGTTTGTGGGTTGTTCAATGTCCACTGCCAGCATGTATAATTTATTTAAACCAACACcctctcctttttcttcttttaagttAAGCAAGTTAAGAAACTGAAAGCTGAAGCTTAATGACAAAgatgaattttatttatttcaaataatTATGTTTTTAAGATAATCAATACAAAATTCTAGTTAGcttagttatatttttattttttaaatatcttatttGTTAAAAGTTGATGCTTAATTGCTAATTTACTATGATTAATATTGCCTATagcttaactaattaatttttgTAATGGACCTAAATTTCATAATGCCTAATGGCCTAAATTGCTATGCTTagttattgttattttgaatattaaaattttaaaattaaatttgctaaaaaatacaaaataatatgTAA
Coding sequences within:
- the LOC131144664 gene encoding uncharacterized protein LOC131144664 isoform X1 — its product is MADSDGSAVFNTVFIDTSLDTHLATMVSDSETVADLKKKIMFEHTQCFPNIAEINIHALKVKRKGYFYHLSDSMIVKSAFVGVKKNWFLCLDASSPTNPSEWHSGNPNSRGAIPSFGVVNSDDRNNLLSEGPSRRLSILNDSSLLQLESRRHLSQKVPHNSPFGPGNSDLALKDLGMIVEHDNDNHLKPSSSDTKGCKAELQEKCYPCNEDVNVLQRLAEGEEAYSKDGIGDLCHNNSLDEQLRSRHVSKKKHKVKKKNEDDVHDHGLEENDSSICASSKDTSQPDMMPENSLGNAGKGISIKMGNKHVDGGPDASSMLHSEVQKNCVLSEENVRHNGNSKNGIGDVQCNNILGVTSASRPSAKRRRKSENESGAECLLEGKNALSSKTGIETPNQESVIPTSSFEDKQKNINIATDGVSTEFQEDAHLLNTSADNEKGKRRKKTKRHHDQVVNAAPSPMKVIGEENSAIEMQINHKDSCAEFGAAIITGKSVQGAVLSQPCAITPEEELCNLVQEVGDKMPHASLGGDLRGDGVGNTECQFDASEVMDLSGAKRLSSSKKHHAAGEKGLPPLVVKEPDNLKKDVMISGQNDKNPEEGELTKSPKAISSEMCEPLTQVEAEKNVKGVDFSSKSSDANNVVETGNPSGKRLKSRAKKHVTRKETKSGMGHANGFVSGISSTKPNKTSDVVSAECCPPPVVEEPENLKKDVMLSGQTDETREERELQQIPKVVLSERCEPFNQDETEENVKTVDISKLGANGVVETRNPPGKKCKSKGNKSVARTETKLGLKQGIEFVGGISSDEPYKASSAVPAEGLPPLVFEKPEHLIKDVIFPGKGNEIVEEGELQRSPEVISSERPEILSQDETEKNVKEVDISFKFSDANEVVETKNPSGKKRKSRGKKSVARKEVKSRAEHVNDFVSEPNKISSAVSAEGLPPLVAKEPENLKKDVIFSGKTDEILEEIELQQCSKVISSERCEPLGQDEVEKNVKEVEISKLSDANRVVETGNPSGKKSKSRRKKSVIGKESKSGIEQANNFMSGISSTEPNKTSSAVKVRGLPPIAVEDPDNLKKEILLSGKTDEILEEREPLHCIKAILSERCEPLNQDEAEISINKVDIPSKLSGPSGVMETINPSGKRLKSRGKKSVARKLAKSGIEHATGSVSGSFLTGPDKTSDGDHSSDEAKKEECNLSQSEMTEVPQIRTVNISLVNADGKADEASENEDEPLQVTQINKSQESTERMDEDLRRKYKRSKNFAAKDLQGSPIKEHDVRTGKKTRTLDSPSKTVRKNRQGEISSLTGSKLESERITRDEFDSSHYQDNNCRMPVEANIAGHPITNSQIDDRNNMDTSTCKNDGVNFSDYFLPRQHRHEDASSIVVVDQLNNAKKSDMDLKTKKNTKHDVFSVAAPSDLQSSLKSNKDPGNRKKPQELTGSSPLKRLLSKGEHSELLPSSNKKSSNVSAKAVKASHSHYVKVNSTAEKSRKPNVVGSSGISRSASAYSKEKPKEGTEASATSSSYSESSGDLIPPKKKGKGNRSHLDRYRVIARKASNKNPGEVMNNSEQDKSLLAMSSAIFKDSGESSEDEDEVENSDTSTRTPSDYSSSSGYSMGASKVNLDFSQNGSDGRKRKDEGEKPMMKSIPSGSKDITMNMILRSSSRYKKAKLTASQSQLEDTESQPVDFVPDSQTNLVYSSVSEKQGRRILLSHLHLSVFCAQSCPFQYVS
- the LOC131144664 gene encoding uncharacterized protein LOC131144664 isoform X4, yielding MADSDGSAVFNTVFIDTSLDTHLATMVSDSETVADLKKKIMFEHTQCFPNIAEINIHALKVKRKGYFYHLSDSMIVKSAFVGVKKNWFLCLDASSPTNPSEWHSGNPNSRGAIPSFGVVNSDDRNNLLSEGPSRRLSILNDSSLLQLESRRHLSQKVPHNSPFGPGNSDLALKDLGMIVEHDNDNHLKPSSSDTKGCKAELQEKCYPCNEDVNVLQRLAEGEEAYSKDGIGDLCHNNSLDEQLRSRHVSKKKHKVKKKNEDDVHDHGLEENDSSICASSKDTSQPDMMPENSLGNAGKGISIKMGNKHVDGGPDASSMLHSEVQKNCVLSEENVRHNGNSKNGIGDVQCNNILGVTSASRPSAKRRRKSENESGAECLLEGKNALSSKTGIETPNQESVIPTSSFEDKQKNINIATDGVSTEFQEDAHLLNTSADNEKGKRRKKTKRHHDQVVNAAPSPMKVIGEENSAIEMQINHKDSCAEFGAAIITGKSVQGAVLSQPCAITPEEELCNLVQEVGDKMPHASLGGDLRGDGVGNTECQFDASEVMDLSGAKRLSSSKKHHAAGEKGLPPLVVKEPDNLKKDVMISGQNDKNPEEGELTKSPKAISSEMCEPLTQVEAEKNVKGVDFSSKSSDANNVVETGNPSGKRLKSRAKKHVTRKETKSGMGHANGFVSGISSTKPNKTSDVVSAECCPPPVVEEPENLKKDVMLSGQTDETREERELQQIPKVVLSERCEPFNQDETEENVKTVDISKLGANGVVETRNPPGKKCKSKGNKSVARTETKLGLKQGIEFVGGISSDEPYKASSAVPAEGLPPLVFEKPEHLIKDVIFPGKGNEIVEEGELQRSPEVISSERPEILSQDETEKNVKEVDISFKFSDANEVVETKNPSGKKRKSRGKKSVARKEVKSRAEHVNDFVSEPNKISSAVSAEGLPPLVAKEPENLKKDVIFSGKTDEILEEIELQQCSKVISSERCEPLGQDEVEKNVKEVEISKLSDANRVVETGNPSGKKSKSRRKKSVIGKESKSGIEQANNFMSGISSTEPNKTSSAVKVRGLPPIAVEDPDNLKKEILLSGKTDEILEEREPLHCIKAILSERCEPLNQDEAEISINKVDIPSKLSGPSGVMETINPSGKRLKSRGKKSVARKLAKSGIEHATGSVSGSFLTGPDKTSDGDHSSDEAKKEECNLSQSEMTEVPQIRTVNISLVNADGKADEASENEDEPLQVTQINKSQESTERMDEDLRRKYKRSKNFAAKDLQGSPIKEHDVRTGKKTRTLDSPSKTVRKNRQGEISSLTGSKLESERITRDEFDSSHYQDNNCRMPVEANIAGHPITNSQIDDRNNMDTSTCKNDGVNFSDYFLPRQHRHEDASSIVVVDQLNNAKKSDMDLKTKKNTKHDVFSVAAPSDLQSSLKSNKDPGNRKKPQELTGSSPLKRLLSKGEHSELLPSSNKKSSNVSAKAVKASHSHYVKVNSTAEKSRKPNVVGSSGISRSASAYSKEKPKEGTEASATSSSYSESSGDLIPPKKKGKGNRSHLDRYRVIARKASNKNPGEVMNNSEQDKSLLAMSSAIFKDSGESSEDEDEVENSDTSTRTPSDYSSSSGYSMGASKVNLDFSQNALLVQKT